The following are encoded in a window of Prochlorococcus marinus str. MIT 1013 genomic DNA:
- a CDS encoding glutathione S-transferase, with protein MNWSQDDFNRKVMKNNILYSFRRCPYAIRARWALLNTNQIVELREVDLKNKPIELIQISKKATVPVLKTSLNKVIDESIDIMIWSIKRSNMYTLLSYNNNEKSQEIFNLIETNDKIFKYHLDRFKYSSRFNADESETHRDAGMEILLSLNNRLKECFEKGKPLFLVDEKETLADWAIWPFVRQFRIADITKFDQNNEIRFLRSWLNYFFTHKNYPIVMRKNEPWNKKNQPLIFGQ; from the coding sequence ATGAATTGGTCACAAGATGATTTTAACAGGAAAGTTATGAAGAACAATATTCTATATAGTTTTAGAAGATGTCCATATGCCATCAGAGCTAGATGGGCTTTGTTAAATACAAATCAGATAGTTGAGTTAAGAGAGGTCGATCTTAAGAACAAGCCTATTGAATTAATTCAAATTTCCAAGAAAGCAACAGTACCTGTATTAAAGACTAGCTTAAATAAAGTAATTGATGAGAGTATAGACATTATGATCTGGAGTATTAAAAGATCTAATATGTATACATTACTAAGCTATAATAACAACGAAAAATCACAAGAAATATTTAATCTTATAGAAACAAATGATAAAATATTTAAATATCATTTAGATCGATTTAAGTATTCATCTAGATTCAATGCTGATGAATCAGAAACTCATCGAGATGCTGGGATGGAAATACTTTTATCTTTAAACAATAGATTAAAAGAATGTTTTGAAAAAGGAAAACCTCTCTTTCTTGTTGATGAAAAAGAAACCCTTGCTGATTGGGCAATCTGGCCATTTGTAAGGCAATTTAGAATAGCGGATATTACAAAATTTGATCAAAATAATGAAATCAGATTTTTAAGAAGTTGGTTAAATTATTTTTTTACTCATAAGAATTATCCAATAGTTATGAGAAAAAATGAACCTTGGAATAAGAAAAACCAGCCACTGATTTTTGGACAATAA